A window of the Tripterygium wilfordii isolate XIE 37 chromosome 12, ASM1340144v1, whole genome shotgun sequence genome harbors these coding sequences:
- the LOC120011013 gene encoding heavy metal-associated isoprenylated plant protein 33-like isoform X2 codes for MSKQEFAKLQSCVLKVDIQCHCDGCKKKVKKLLQNVDGVYTSKIDADQGKVTVTGNVNPATLIKKLSKSGKHAELWMSQKGTNNFQNQVNNQFKNFQIDAQKTGKDNKSQKGHGQQKGGGGGHQVQQFQHMQQQKGPKEMMKQQKSVKFDMNNEEFDASEDDFDGDLDEFDDDFDDEFDEDDEDDHFFNHQVPKGHQQFPNKMAPMGMMGNGNGVHGHQAIMMNSQAKGGGGGGGKKGGAIDIPVSMKGMGGKNDSKHGNNGNGGGKKGGGDGGGDGVKKGKGGSNNQKQGGKDKNGGKGGILGFLGFGKKSKKKGGGGMDGTDKSSKGNGRVGGSGGNNNGGGAKPGRGKGTDGVHDMKKMKNEFELDVTKPGKGPKGGGGNHGGGNGPNGTKTMGHMGPMGGQMGQMGNYGQMGMTMTPAAVQGLPAGAAGSMNGGYYHGMGGGGGGGGPVNPYTQQQYMPMMMNQQHPNMSDMSQYQMMHGRPNPAMNYMPPPPMPPHPAVRDPYTHYFSDENTDGGCSIM; via the exons ATGAGTAAGCAAGAGTTTGCCAAGCTCCAG TCTTGTGTGCTGAAAGTGGATATACAGTGTCACTGTGATGGCTGTAAGAAAAAAGTGAAGAAGCTGCTTCAAAATGTTGATG GTGTTTACACAAGCAAAATAGATGCAGACCAAGGGAAGGTTACAGTGACTGGAAATGTTAACCCAGCAACACTCATCAAGAAACTTAGCAAATCTGGAAAGCATGCAGAGCTGTGGATGTCTCAGAAGGGCACAAACAACTTCCAAAACCAAGTTAACAACCAGTTCAAGAACTTTCAAATTGATGCTCAAAAGACTGGCAAAGATAACAAGTCTCAAAAGGGCCATGGCCAACAaaagggtggtggtggtgggcatCAAGTACAACAATTCCAACATATGCAACAACAGAAGGGACCTAAGGAGATGATGAAGCAACAGAAATCTGTGAAATTTGACATGAATAATGAAGAATTCGATGCTAGTGAGGATGATTTTGATGGTGATTTGGATGAATTTGACGATGACTTTGATGATGagtttgatgaagatgatgaagatgatcatttttttaatcatcAGGTACCCAAAGGCCATCAACAATTCCCCAACAAAATGGCACCAATGGGTATGATGGGTAATGGCAATGGAGTACATGGGCATCAAGCTATTATGATGAACAGCCAGGCCAAaggtggtggcggtggtggtggaaaGAAAGGTGGGGCAATTGACATTCCTGTTTCAATGAAGGGTATGGGTGGAAAAAATGATTCTAAGCATGGAAATAATGGTAATGGAGGAGGAAAGAaaggaggaggagatggtggtggtgatggtgttAAAAAGGGCAAAGGAGGGAGTAATAATCAAAAGCAAGGAGGCAAAGATAAAAATGGTGGAAAGGGTGGTATTTTGGGGTTCCTTGGATTTGGTAAGAAGAGTAAAAAGAAGGGTGGTGGTGGTATGGATGGTACTGATAAGAGTAGTAAAGGTAATGGCAGAGTAGGTGGTAGTGGTGGGAACAATAATGGTGGTGGGGCTAAACCAGGCAGGGGGAAAGGTACTGATGGGGTCCATgatatgaagaaaatgaaaaatgagttTGAACTCGATGTCACTAAGCCTGGAAAAGGACCCAAAGGAGGAGGTGGGAACCATGGTGGTGGTAATGGGCCTAATGGCACCAAGACTATGGGCCATATGGGTCCAATGGGTG GTCAGATGGGCCAAATGGGCAATTATGGGCAGATGGGTATGACGATGACACCAGCAGCAGTGCAAGGATTACCAGCAGGTGCAGCAGGGTCAATGAATGGTGGATATTATCATGGtatgggaggaggaggaggaggtggggGACCAGTGAATCCTTATActcaacaacaatatatgccTATGATGATGAATCAACAGCATCCCAATATGAGTGATATGTCTCAATATCAAATGATGCATGGGCGGCCTAATCCGGCCATGAACTACATGCCGCCACCACCAATGCCGCCACATCCAGCGGTTAGAGACCCTTACACTCACTACTTCAGTGATGAGAATACAGACGGCGGTTGCAGCATCATGTAG
- the LOC120011013 gene encoding heavy metal-associated isoprenylated plant protein 33-like isoform X1: MSKQEFAKLQSCVLKVDIQCHCDGCKKKVKKLLQNVDGVYTSKIDADQGKVTVTGNVNPATLIKKLSKSGKHAELWMSQKGTNNFQNQVNNQFKNFQIDAQKTGKDNKSQKGHGQQKGGGGGHQVQQFQHMQQQKGPKEMMKQQKSVKFDMNNEEFDASEDDFDGDLDEFDDDFDDEFDEDDEDDHFFNHQVPKGHQQFPNKMAPMGMMGNGNGVHGHQAIMMNSQAKGGGGGGGKKGGAIDIPVSMKGMGGKNDSKHGNNGNGGGKKGGGDGGGDGVKKGKGGSNNQKQGGKDKNGGKGGILGFLGFGKKSKKKGGGGMDGTDKSSKGNGRVGGSGGNNNGGGAKPGRGKGTDGVHDMKKMKNEFELDVTKPGKGPKGGGGNHGGGNGPNGTKTMGHMGPMGGQMGHMGPMGGQMGQMGNYGQMGMTMTPAAVQGLPAGAAGSMNGGYYHGMGGGGGGGGPVNPYTQQQYMPMMMNQQHPNMSDMSQYQMMHGRPNPAMNYMPPPPMPPHPAVRDPYTHYFSDENTDGGCSIM; this comes from the exons ATGAGTAAGCAAGAGTTTGCCAAGCTCCAG TCTTGTGTGCTGAAAGTGGATATACAGTGTCACTGTGATGGCTGTAAGAAAAAAGTGAAGAAGCTGCTTCAAAATGTTGATG GTGTTTACACAAGCAAAATAGATGCAGACCAAGGGAAGGTTACAGTGACTGGAAATGTTAACCCAGCAACACTCATCAAGAAACTTAGCAAATCTGGAAAGCATGCAGAGCTGTGGATGTCTCAGAAGGGCACAAACAACTTCCAAAACCAAGTTAACAACCAGTTCAAGAACTTTCAAATTGATGCTCAAAAGACTGGCAAAGATAACAAGTCTCAAAAGGGCCATGGCCAACAaaagggtggtggtggtgggcatCAAGTACAACAATTCCAACATATGCAACAACAGAAGGGACCTAAGGAGATGATGAAGCAACAGAAATCTGTGAAATTTGACATGAATAATGAAGAATTCGATGCTAGTGAGGATGATTTTGATGGTGATTTGGATGAATTTGACGATGACTTTGATGATGagtttgatgaagatgatgaagatgatcatttttttaatcatcAGGTACCCAAAGGCCATCAACAATTCCCCAACAAAATGGCACCAATGGGTATGATGGGTAATGGCAATGGAGTACATGGGCATCAAGCTATTATGATGAACAGCCAGGCCAAaggtggtggcggtggtggtggaaaGAAAGGTGGGGCAATTGACATTCCTGTTTCAATGAAGGGTATGGGTGGAAAAAATGATTCTAAGCATGGAAATAATGGTAATGGAGGAGGAAAGAaaggaggaggagatggtggtggtgatggtgttAAAAAGGGCAAAGGAGGGAGTAATAATCAAAAGCAAGGAGGCAAAGATAAAAATGGTGGAAAGGGTGGTATTTTGGGGTTCCTTGGATTTGGTAAGAAGAGTAAAAAGAAGGGTGGTGGTGGTATGGATGGTACTGATAAGAGTAGTAAAGGTAATGGCAGAGTAGGTGGTAGTGGTGGGAACAATAATGGTGGTGGGGCTAAACCAGGCAGGGGGAAAGGTACTGATGGGGTCCATgatatgaagaaaatgaaaaatgagttTGAACTCGATGTCACTAAGCCTGGAAAAGGACCCAAAGGAGGAGGTGGGAACCATGGTGGTGGTAATGGGCCTAATGGCACCAAGACTATGGGCCATATGGGTCCAATGGGTGGTCAGATGGGCCATATGGGTCCAATGGGTGGTCAGATGGGCCAAATGGGCAATTATGGGCAGATGGGTATGACGATGACACCAGCAGCAGTGCAAGGATTACCAGCAGGTGCAGCAGGGTCAATGAATGGTGGATATTATCATGGtatgggaggaggaggaggaggtggggGACCAGTGAATCCTTATActcaacaacaatatatgccTATGATGATGAATCAACAGCATCCCAATATGAGTGATATGTCTCAATATCAAATGATGCATGGGCGGCCTAATCCGGCCATGAACTACATGCCGCCACCACCAATGCCGCCACATCCAGCGGTTAGAGACCCTTACACTCACTACTTCAGTGATGAGAATACAGACGGCGGTTGCAGCATCATGTAG
- the LOC120010285 gene encoding protein PHLOEM PROTEIN 2-LIKE A10-like, whose product MDLGLVNKALNFSRRKKKWLVLLAVFGLSGYGAYRVFNLPSVAEKRRRLTKLVGALIAVGEMVSDSSEIISVVSRDLKQFLQSDTDEIPNSLKQISKIAGSKEFSESLARVSEAITLGILRGCRSHAESDNELDGRGVNTSFTDRMMEKMLSNSGTGFASVVVGSFARNLVMGFYANGGSPNNQGNVLQCRSNPEDVPRWVNVVCDYRCKELIGDCIQRFVGTAVAVFLDKTMHIKTYDELFAGMTNPKHQTDVRDMLVYICNGAVETIVKTSHQVLTGSNSNANSSSTCSTVEHSENATATKDNCFKQEAYSNQVKEDSSFGNIQSSGWVGMSSTLALSRNRKFVSDVTGRVAFETLTSLVEFLLWKLSDGLKRSVHVAHKDAVESGMQIVRYVGAKSSVIVTICLALYLHVMGGTRVMMPA is encoded by the coding sequence ATGGATCTAGGATTGGTGAACAAGGCTTTGAATTTCTCCCGCAGAAAAAAGAAATGGCTTGTTCTGTTAGCAGTCTTTGGTTTATCAGGTTATGGTGCCTACAGGGTTTTTAATTTGCCCTCTGTGGCCGAGAAGAGGAGAAGATTGACGAAGCTCGTAGGGGCCCTTATTGCGGTTGGGGAAATGGTGTCTGATTCGTCGGAGATAATTAGTGTTGTATCTAGAGATTTGAAGCAGTTTTTGCAGTCTGATACGGACGAAATTCCTAATAGCTTGAAGCAGATTTCTAAGATTGCAGGGTCGAAGGAGTTCTCTGAGTCGTTGGCTAGGGTTTCTGAGGCTATAACACTTGGGATTTTGCGGGGGTGCAGGTCTCATGCTGAGAGTGATAATGAATTGGATGGGCGTGGGGTGAACACAAGTTTTACTGATAGGATGATGGAGAAGATGCTGTCTAATTCTGGGACTGGGTTTGCTTCTGTTGTTGTGGGTAGTTTTGCAAGGAATTTGGTCATGGGTTTCTACGCAAATGGGGGATCTCCAAATAACCAGGGGAATGTTTTGCAATGTAGGTCAAACCCAGAGGATGTGCCTCGATGGGTAAATGTGGTTTGCGATTATAGGTGTAAAGAGCTCATCGGTGATTGTATACAGAGGTTTGTGGGTACAGCAGTTGCAGTTTTTCTTGACAAGACAATGCATATCAAAACTTACGACGAGCTTTTTGCTGGGATGACCAATCCTAAGCATCAAACCGATGTGAGGGACATGCTTGTTTATATTTGCAATGGTGCTGTGGAGACCATCGTTAAAACATCTCATCAAGTCTTGACAGGTTCAAATTCGAATGCAAACTCAAGCTCTACTTGTTCCACTGTTGAGCATAGTGAAAATGCTACTGCAACCAAAGATAATTGTTTCAAGCAAGAAGCATACTCAAACCAAGTGAAAGAGGACAGTTCATTTGGTAATATTCAGAGCAGTGGTTGGGTGGGAATGTCGTCCACACTGGCTTTGTCAAGGAATAGGAAGTTTGTGTCTGATGTGACTGGGAGGGTGGCATTCGAAACATTAACATCTCTTGTGGAATTTTTACTATGGAAGCTATCAGATGGTTTGAAAAGAAGTGTACATGTAGCTCACAAGGATGCTGTGGAGAGCGGAATGCAAATTGTTAGATATGTCGGTGCTAAGTCATCTGTTATTGTTACTATATGTCTTGCTTTGTATTTACATGTTATGGGTGGTACTAGGGTTATGATGCCTGCATAA